The Temnothorax longispinosus isolate EJ_2023e chromosome 12, Tlon_JGU_v1, whole genome shotgun sequence genome includes a window with the following:
- the LOC139823043 gene encoding uncharacterized protein codes for METEDNKKFVNYFRMDSILFQELQSRIKLVGPFIVKQYVVREPIPPETRLHITLRYLASGDSMTSISYAYRIGHNTVSKIISETCEAIWNALKETVFIDDSPESWQEIANEFQRLWNYPNCIGCIDGKHVTLQTLANSGSTHFNYKGHHSINLLAISDAKYRFAMVDIGAEGRHSDGGVFKNSEMGKHFEEGTFKLPNTKPIEIDGPALSYVLLADEAFPLTTYMMRLYPRSGKLGLRKKVFNYRLSRARRVVECAFGILAARWRIYKRPIIASVSNARKIVQATVALHNFIISNEEKLLSKSTYVHMTPEDRTIISEGISSLPVTTGRQMNNGIEIRNAYSNFFIGTGALPF; via the exons ATGGAGACtgaagacaataaaaaatttgtaaattatttccgAATGGATTCtatcttatttcaagaattaCAATCAAGAATCAAATTAGTCGGCCCATTCATTGTTAAACAATATGTTGTTCGAGAGCCAATTCCTCCTGAAACACGTCTGCATATTACGCTTCGCTATTTAGCATCAGGAGACAGCATGACATCGATCTCATATGCCTATCGAATTGGCCATAATACTGTATCAAAGATAATATCAGAGACCTGCGAAGCAATATGGAATGCTTTGAAGGAGACAGTTTTTATTGATGACAGTCCAGAGAGTTGGCAAGAAATTGCCAACGAATTTCAGCGACTTTGGAACTATCCAAACTGTATAGGATGTATTGATGGAAAACACGTTACATTGCAG ACTCTGGCAAATAGTGGCTCGACGCATTTCAATTACAAAGGACACCACAGCATCAATCTGTTAGCGATTAGCGATGCGAAATATCGCTTTGCTATGGTCGATATCGGTGCGGAAGGTAGACATAGTGATGGAggagtttttaaaaatagtgaAATGGGAAAACATTTCGAAGAAGGTACATTCAAGCTGCCAAATACGAAGCCTATCGAAATTGATGGACCAGCACTGTCTTATGTGTTGCTAGCGGATGAGGCTTTTCCACTGACAACGTACATGATGAGACTGTATCCGCGAAGTGGCAAGCTAGGTCTCAGGaagaaagtttttaattacagGCTCAGTCGAGCAAGACGTGTTGTAGAGTGCGCTTTCGGGATTCTAGCAGCAAGATGGAGGATTTATAAAAGACCCATAATTGCAAGTGTTTCAAATGCGAGAAAAATTGTTCAAGCAACAGTAGCACTTCATAACTTCATTATCAGTAATGAGGAAAAATTACTTTCCAAAAGTACCTACGTGCATATGACTCCTGAAGATCGCACTATAATTTCTGAAGGAATTAGCTCGTTGCCAGTTACTACAGGAAGACAAATGAACAATGGCATCGAAATTCGAAATGcttattcaaatttctttatagGTACTGGTGCATTACCATTTTAG
- the LOC139822993 gene encoding probable ATP-dependent RNA helicase DHX37, whose product MKTTIDGYRAFVDGVKWFAYFFLEGQVYPKLKRFVPSLLTTPGSITKSWARLIPRTQAIVQTLQSQGVVSKYKLLEIWGLDEKFLLSAYKKWLPESAHAEVAQI is encoded by the exons ATGAAGACTACCATCGATGGATATAGAGCATTTGTGGACGGTGTAAAGTGGTTCGCGTATTTCTTCTTGGAGGGTCAAGTGTACCCTAAGCTGAAACGATTTGTTCCGTCGTTGCTGACGACACCTGGGAGCATCACCAAGTCATGGGCCAG GTTGATACCACGCACTCAAGCAATAGTACAAACGTTGCAGTCGCAGGGAGTCGTGTCCAAATACAAATTGCTAGAAATCTGGGGTTTGGATGAAAAAt ttctgTTGTCAGCTTACAAGAAGTGGCTGCCGGAATCCGCGCACGCAGAAGTGGCACAGATATGA